From a single Apostichopus japonicus isolate 1M-3 chromosome 12, ASM3797524v1, whole genome shotgun sequence genomic region:
- the LOC139976937 gene encoding ammonium transporter Rh type C-like isoform X2 produces MAWFRGKFATVIIISQLVFILIIGLFGKYSREAGADKDASVTHDEENSINRYYGVFQDVNVMVFVGFGFLMTFLKKYGYGAVGFTFLVATFAIEWSTIVRGLIFNLKGGKFEIGVESLIEADFSAAVVLISFGAILGKSSPLQLIIMAIVEVVLSVGNEYLGLEIFEVTDVGGSMFIHAFGAYFGLGVAWILQRDANENNEKEGATYNSDLSAMIGTLFLWMFWPSFNGALVENELRHRAVINTYFSLAACCIVTFAISSLSNKEGKIEMVAIQNATLAGGVAVGTSADLLINPWGAITVGSIAAIVSTLGFKYCTPFLCDKLKLHDTCGVHNLHGMPGILGGVVGAIAATFATFETYGDSLVVQFPELGSTPSPRTAGSQAGYQILALAVTLAISLVGGLVTGLIMKLKIWDEPSDRDLFSDYPFWDEVEAGHEDDGGNGVNMTEISKAASAAAE; encoded by the exons ATGGCTTGGTTTAGAGGAAAATTCGCGACGGTAATTATTATCTCACAACTGGTGTTTATCCTAATAATCGGCCTCTTTGGAAAATATTCGAGGGAAGCCGGTGCCGACAAAGATGCAAGTGTGACGCACGATGAGGAAAATTCGATCAACCGGTACTATGGAG TCTTTCAAGATGTGAATGTCATGGTCTTCGTCGGCTTCGGTTTCCTCATGACGTTCCTTAAGAAATATGGTTACGGAGCGGTCGGTTTCACCTTTCTCGTCGCAACATTTGCCATTGAGTGGTCGACAATCGTCCGAGGACTCATCTTCAACTTAAAGGGCGGCAAATTTGAGATTGGCGTTGAGAG CTTGATTGAAGCCGATTTTTCAGCTGCGGTAGTATTGATTTCATTCGGTGCGATTCTCGGTAAATCGTCTCCTCTGCAACTTATCATCATGGCTATAGTTGAAGTTGTTCTTTCTGTAGGAAACGAATACCTTGGATTGGAAATCTTTGAG GTCACCGATGTCGGGGGATCCATGTTTATCCATGCCTTCGGTGCTTACTTCGGTCTTGGCGTTGCCTGGATACTGCAACGGGACGCGAACGAGAATAACGAAAAGGAAGGAGCCACCTACAACTCTGATCTATCCGCAATGATCG GTACTCTCTTCCTGTGGATGTTCTGGCCAAGTTTCAATGGCGCCCTCGTCGAAAACGAATTACGCCACCGTGCTGTCATCAACACGTACTTTTCACTCGCCGCCTGTTGCATTGTTACCTTTGCCATCAGCTCTCTCTCTAACAAAGAAGGCAAGATTGAAATG GTCGCCATCCAAAATGCCACTCTAGCCGGTGGTGTGGCAGTTGGCACCTCAGCTGATCTACTGATCAACCCATGGGGCGCCATAACTGTAGGATCCATAGCCGCCATCGTCTCTACACTTGGTTTCAAGTACTGCACT CCATTCCTCTGTGACAAGCTGAAGCTACACGATACCTGTGGAGTTCATAACCTGCACGGTATGCCAGGTATCCTCGGAGGAGTAGTCGGCGCCATCGCCGCAACCTTTGCCACTTTCGAGACTTATGGTGACAG TCTGGTCGTACAGTTCCCTGAGTTAGGAAGCACTCCATCACCACGTACCGCTGGATCCCAGGCCGGGTATCAGATACTTGCCCTTGCAGTTACACTTGCCATTTCCCTTGTCGGTGGTCTCGTAACAG GCTTAAtcatgaaattgaaaatatggGACGAACCAAGTGACCGAGACCTCTTCAGCGACTACCCATTCTGGGAT